In Fundulus heteroclitus isolate FHET01 unplaced genomic scaffold, MU-UCD_Fhet_4.1 scaffold_490, whole genome shotgun sequence, one genomic interval encodes:
- the LOC110368202 gene encoding uncharacterized protein LOC110368202 produces the protein MTFEALCDHSYTFACVSCGYHPVTVVMDLHKKGVFSMPVSDIEEPPADFDGRVNAEEFWQKVQMEVISRGLVSSNKENPFVIHPSYHNWAPWIGPHTRSGNTEYQKMHSPHSPVEELELTVIEDRLIDELLKVKMGDLRSLCGQCGVDPQGSRMDIVSRLQQEMKNRDSYDKVFSQIWGASGTYYFLANKWIYMHTTYTVDRQ, from the exons ATGACGTTTGAGGCCTTGTGTGACCACAGTTACACATTTGCATGCGTGTCATGTGGCTATCATCCTGTGACTGTGGTTATGGATCTTCACAAGAAAGGAGTGTTTAGCATGCctg TGAGTGATATtgaggaaccaccagcagattTTGATGGCAGGGTGAATGCTGAAGAGTTCTGGCAGAAGGTGCAAATGGAAGTGATTTCCCGGGGATTGGTGTCTA GCAACAAGGAAAACCCCTTTGTCATCCATCCTAGCTACCACAACTGGGCACCTTGGATAGGGCCCCACACCAGGAGTGGCAATACGGAATACCAAAAAATGCATTCCCCACACAGTCCTGTGGAAGAGTTGGAGCTGACGGTCATAGAGGACCGACTCATAGACGAGCTTCTCAAAGTCAAG ATGGGAGATCTACGAAGCTTGTGTGGTCAGTGTGGTGTGGACCCCCAAGGTTCACGAATGGACATTGTAAGCAGGCTTCAGCAAGAAATGAAGAACAGAGACAGCTATGACAAGGTCTTCTCTCAGATTTGGGGAGCTTCAGGTACCTACTACTTTCTGGCAAATAAGTGGATTTACATGCACACTACTTACACT GTGGATAGGCAGTAG